In Eucalyptus grandis isolate ANBG69807.140 chromosome 4, ASM1654582v1, whole genome shotgun sequence, the following proteins share a genomic window:
- the LOC104441040 gene encoding splicing factor 3B subunit 2, with product MTAETVPYQNGLAANGDPAGPAAAGRPAAGAAARKSRESERRRRRRKQKKSNKAARAADAAADTGGESDDAADEGGNENADPQQIVEKVEVEYVPEKAELDDGLDDEFRKVFEKFSFHEAVGSEDNGTKDEDAQNATIKKKDDSDSEEEEQDNQQKEKGTSNKKKKLQRRMKIAELKQICSRPDVVEIWDATAADPKLLVFLKSYRNTVPVPRHWCQKRKFLQGKRGIEKQPFQLPDFIAATGIEKIRQAYIEKEDSKKLKQKQRERMQPKMGKMDIDYQVLHDAFFKYQTKPKLTTLGDLYFEGKEFEVKLREMKPGMLSHELKEALGMPEGAPPPWLINMQRYGPPPSYPQLKIPGLNAPIPPGASFGYHPGGWGKPPVDEFGRPLYGDVFGVQQQEQPNYEEEPLDKTKHWGDLEEEEEEEEEEEVEEEIEEEELEAGIESVDSLSSTPTGVETPDVIDLRKQQRKEADRPLYTVLEQKEEKIAPGTLLGTAHTYVVNTGGTQDKAGAKRVDLLRGQKTDKVDVTLQPEELEVMDNVLAAKYEEAREEEKLRSQREDFSDMVAENEKKRKRKMQEKDGKSKKKDFKF from the exons ATGACCGCCGAGACGGTTCCCTACCAGAACGGCCTCGCCGCCAACGGGGATCCGGccggccccgccgccgccggccgccccGCCGCCGGCGCCGCGGCGAGGAAGTCCCGCGAGAGCGAGCGCCGCCGCCGGAGGCGGAAGCAGAAGAAGAGCAACAAGGCCGCCCGggccgccgacgccgccgccgacACCGGGGGGGAGAGCGACGACGCGGCGGACGAGGGCGGCAACGAGAACGCCGATCCCCAGCAG ATCGTGGAGAAAGTTGAGGTGGAGTATGTTCCTGAGAAGGCAGAGTTGGATGATGGGTTGGACGATGAGTTCAGAAAGGTCTTTGAGAAATTTAGTTTCCATGAAGCTGTTGGATCCGAG GACAACGGTACCAAGGATGAGGATGCTCAAAATGCTACCATAAAAAAGAAGGATGATTCGGACTCTGAAGAGGAAGAGCAAGATAACCAACAGAAGGAGAAAGGCACGtccaataagaaaaaaaag CTTCAAAGGCGAATGAAGATTGCTGAACTGAAACAGATTTGCTCAAGACCTGATGTTGTTGAG ATATGGGATGCTACAGCAGCAGATCCAAAGTTACTGGTTTTTCTAAAATCATACCGTAATACCGTTCCAGTGCCTCGTCATTGGTgtcagaaaagaaaatttctgcAG GGAAAGCGTGGTATCGAGAAACAGCCTTTTCAGCTTCCTGATTTTATTGCTGCAACTGGAATCGAAAAAATAAGACAG GCTTACATTGAGAAAGAAGATAGTAAGAAATTGAAGCAAAAGCAACGTGAGCGCATGCAGCCGAAGATGGGGAAAATGGATATTGACTATCAg GTTCTGCATGATGCATTCTTCAAGTACCAGACGAAGCCAAAGCTGACCACCCTCGGTGACCTATATTTCGAAGGAAAAGAATTTGAG gTGAAACTGCGGGAAATGAAACCTGGGATGTTATCACATGAGTTGAAAGAGGCCCTTGGCATGCCTGAGGGTGCTCCTCCTCCTTGGCTTATCAACATGCAG AGATATGGCCCTCCACCATCATATCCACAGTTGAAAATTCCTGGACTCAACGCTCCCATTCCACCTGGAGCTAGCTTTGGTTACCACCCTGGTGGCTGGGGCAAGCCCCCTGTTGATGAA TTTGGCCGGCCTCTGTATGGTGATGTCTTTGGTGTTCAACAGCAAGAGCAACCTAATTATGAG GAGGAGCCCCTAGATAAGACTAAGCATTGGGGTGAtttggaggaagaggaggaagaggaagaggaggaggaagtggagGAGGAGATTGAGGAAGAGGAGTTGGAAGCAGGCATTGAGTCTGTAGATAGTCTTTCAAG CACTCCTACTGGTGTGGAGACACCTGATGTAATCGACCTTCGCAAGCAGCAGAGGAAGGAGGCTGATAGGCCTCTTTACACA GTACTTGagcagaaggaagagaagatagCTCCAGGGACCTTGCTTGGAACAGCGCATAC TTATGTGGTGAACACAGGTGGCACTCAGGACAAGGCAGGAGCTAAAAGG GTTGATTTACTCAGAGGACAAAAAACGGATAAAGTCGATGTCACCCTTCAGCCGGAAGAATTGGAAGTCATGGATAATGTTTTGGCTGCAAA GTACGAAGAGgcaagggaggaggagaagctgcGGAGCCAGCGAGAGGATTTCAGCGACATGGTTGCAGAG AACGAGAAAAAGAGGAAACGGAAAATGCAGGAAAAAGATGGGAAGTCGAAGAAAaaggatttcaagttttag